From Calderihabitans maritimus, one genomic window encodes:
- a CDS encoding DUF3189 family protein produces the protein MRIIYYCSTGVHLAALMAAIHLGHIPAQVKIKPEQVNRIEWFDLRLPASKAGSPFFVGRDEQGHEVFTMAVGNERLLAPKTIRGFLNLCGIPAHDLLLVDAQKYATFGIKLGSYLQRLGLRALGRSILVNAICQVYPNCVRQVMRVKEELGSGPV, from the coding sequence GTGAGAATAATCTATTACTGCAGCACCGGCGTTCATTTGGCGGCGTTGATGGCGGCCATTCACCTGGGGCATATCCCGGCACAGGTCAAGATAAAACCCGAACAGGTTAACAGAATCGAGTGGTTTGACTTACGGCTGCCGGCGTCAAAAGCAGGTTCGCCCTTTTTTGTAGGACGTGATGAACAGGGACATGAAGTTTTTACTATGGCGGTAGGTAACGAAAGACTGCTGGCCCCCAAAACCATCCGTGGCTTTTTAAATTTATGCGGCATACCTGCCCACGACCTGTTGCTGGTTGATGCCCAAAAGTACGCCACTTTTGGGATTAAACTGGGAAGCTACCTGCAGCGTTTGGGACTACGGGCGCTTGGACGATCTATCCTGGTAAACGCTATTTGCCAAGTATACCCCAACTGTGTCCGGCAGGTGATGCGGGTAAAAGAGGAACTGGGGTCAGGTCCGGTTTAG